A region from the Mustela erminea isolate mMusErm1 chromosome 2, mMusErm1.Pri, whole genome shotgun sequence genome encodes:
- the CRACD gene encoding cancer-related regulator of actin dynamics isoform X4 has product MTVFLSLMGEQRVSRQFKQCHRTTSWAKSKLFSRLSSMFLRQLSKNIKFGRPPPSAIPMKKADSGEAGLEEDLLLTSPMEIVTHEDVLLSDTENKSSDPPSSQSPLNLPGARSEMEDKVAPVKPSRPKRHLSSAGTIESVNLDAIPLAIARLDNSAAKHKLSVKPKNQRVSKKHRRLARDGPHEHGGLLYQLSPDQNGHSGEDKPVWHEEEPELLDSEEEKRCQEEYWLELEAKCKRQKAEAAERKRLEEQRLQALERRLWEENRRQELLEEKGEDEERERAELQLEAEERQRQEERRRLEEQGGQGRREQVDGRHLEAPEQLRLQRRAQQEEQAVWSGAEAETPRQLQEERQLRELRRQEELEEQQRLEAEKQRRQEEEQREREEQRLREEEQREREEQWLREEEQRRWEKEQREREEQRLWEEEQQRREEERRREEQRQLEEEQQRRREEQLRLEEEQQRREEEQRRLEEEQRQREEEQRQLEEEQRRREEEEEQREWVEKRWLEAEAAARRRAELGKREQVEALRRPEGERREAARGHEEKWQQLDEKRGLRSPKMDFAEKPRKREPLQPEKQSESSEESKICEKQSQDAVPAGEQPGQRGDGPEPDRRARREERPETSAQPPQKQEAQVEVTPGEKKEATAPEKDRKGEELRWQEVDERQSMPRPYTFQVSSGGKQILFPKVNLSPVTPARDAGLASAPHAPKTPRAGAASHALPSSLSVPHTAILVTGAQLCGPAVNLNQIKDTACKSLLGLSEEKKHVDVPALENPPRAPVDPRAGSGKVRAAQESPSSAAALAEWASIRSRILKNAEGEQPRPGDEHPPRARSDSRGNLRRTPPVNAKFSIMPAWQKFSDGGTETSKQNTEAESTRKRPSLGPGVPQPLDTNELPKGAEKPEPADTTEGCKFAKDLPSFLVPSPAYPPQKAGAHSEPGATSDAETSSGRGKPDPSMPGQEEKASPFGIKLRRTNYSLRFHCDQQTEQKKKKRHSSTGDSADGGAPAPGGTRGEKEPEAVAAKPGPSLPPERKPGLSAWKDSAERAPPSPAAAPGPPPAAEHDRAAHRSPLAPKPALAPKPAGQTPPPSPLSKLSRPYLVELLARRAGRPDPESGEPAREPQQSREPRPPSPPPPPEPRKAPPRDEEEAVEPERKPASPAPPAARPEKPCPTPEPGRREKPALQSRHSLDGSKVAEKADTAQPLWITLALQKQKGFREQQATREEKKQAREAKQAEKLSRENVGGGLQPGGGGGGRAGSPHKARAPPEEKQPETAASRLERREQLKKANTLPTSVTVEISDSAPPAPLVKEVTKRFSTPDAAPVSTEPAWLALAKRKAKAWSDCPQIIK; this is encoded by the exons CGACAGTTGAGCAAAAACATCAAGTTTGGGCGGCCACCACCCAGTGCCATTCCCATGAAGAAGGCAGACAGTGGTGAGGCCGGCTTAGAAGAGGATCTGCTCCTGACCAGTCCGATGGAGATTGTGACTCACGAGGACGTCCTCCTCTCAGACACCGAGAACAAA TCCAGTGACCCTCCAAGTTCTCAGAGTCCTCTGAATCTGCCTGGAGCCAGAAGTGAGATGGAAGACAAG GTGGCTCCCGTTAAACCATCTCGGCCAAAAAGGCACTTGTCTTCTGCTGGAACCATCGAAAGTGTCAACCTGGATGCCATCCCCCTAGCCATCGCTCGCCTGGACAACAGTGCCGCCAAGCACAAACTGTCCGTAAAGCCGAAAAACCAGAGGGTGTCCAAGAAGCACCGGCGACTTGCCAGG GATGGACCACATGAACATGGTGGCCTTCTGTATCAGCTCTCGCCGGACCAGAACGGACACTCGGGAGAAGACAAGCCAGTCTGGCATGAAGAAGAGCCAGAGCTGCTGGACTctgaagaagagaagagatgccAAGAGGAATACTGGCTAGAACTTGAGGCCAAGTGCAAACGGCAGAAGGCCGAGGCAGCAGAGAGGAAACGTCTGGAAGAGCAGAGGCTCCAGGCCCTGGAGAGGAGGCTTTGGGAGGAGAACAGAAGGCAGGAACTcttggaggagaaaggagaagacgAGGAGCGAGAGAGGGCAGAACTGCAGCTGGAGGCCGAAGAGAGGCAGCGCCAAGAGGAGAGGCGGAGACTGGAGGAGCAAGGTGGCCAAGGGCGGAGGGAGCAGGTGGACGGAAGGCACCTCGAGGCCCCAGAGCAGCTGCGCCTCCAGCGCCGCGCTCAGCAGGAAGAGCAGGCGGTGTGGAGCGGCGCGGAGGCTGAGACGCCGCGGCAgctgcaggaggagaggcagctgAGGGAGctcaggaggcaggaggagctggaggagcagcagaggcttGAAGCCGAGAAGCAGCGACGGCAAGAGGAGGAGCAgcgggaaagggaggagcagcgGCTGCGGGAAGAGGAGCAgcgggaaagggaggagcagtgGCTGCGGGAAGAGGAGCAGCGGCGGTGGGAGAAGGAGCAgcgggaaagggaggagcagcgGCTGTGGGAAGAGGAGCAGCAGCGGCGGGAGGAGGAGCGGCGGCGGGAGGAGCAGCGGCAGCTGGAAGAggagcagcagcggcggcgggaGGAGCAGCTGCGTTTGGAAGAGGAGCAGCAGCGGCGGGAGGAGGAGCAGCGGCGTTTGGAAGAGGAGCAGCGGCAGCGGGAGGAAGAGCAACGGCAGCTGGAAGAGGAACAGCGgcggcgggaggaggaggaggagcagcgaGAATGGGTGGAGAAGCggtggctggaggcagaggcagctgccaggaggagggcagagctgggaaagCGGGAGCAAGTGGAGGCCCTGAGGAGGCCGGAAGGGGAGCGTCGGGAAGCTGCGAGAGGGCACGAGGAGAAGTGGCAGCAGCTGGACGAAAAAAGGGGCTTGAGGAGTCCAAAGATGGACTTTGCAGAGAAACCCCGGAAACGAGAGCCCCTGCAGCCCGAGAAGCAAAGCGAAAGCTCCGAGGAATCTAAGATTTGTGAGAAGCAGAGTCAGGACGCCGTGCCAGCCGGAGAGCAGCCCGGACAGCGCGGCGACGGTCCGGAGCCTGACCGTCGTGCGCGTCGGGAAGAGAGACCAGAAACTAGCGCGCAGCCTCCCCAGAAACAAGAGGCGCAAGTGGAAGTGACTCCCggggagaagaaggaagccaCTGCCCCggaaaaagacagaaaggggGAGGAACTCCGGTGGCAGGAAGTGGACGAGAGGCAGAGCATGCCAAGGCCCTACACTTTCCAGGTGTCATCGGGAGGGAAACAGATTCTCTTCCCCAAAGTCAATCTGAGCCCGGTGACACCCGCGAGAGATGCGGGACTTGCCTCTGCTCCCCACGCGCCAAAGACCCCGCGAGCCGGCGCGGCCTCCCacgccctgccctcctccctgagTGTCCCCCACACAGCCATTCTGGTCACGGGAGCGCAGCTCTGCGGCCCGGCGGTCAACCTGAACCAGATCAAGGACACAGCATGCAAGTCCCTCCTGGGCTTGTCGGAAGAAAAGAAGCACGTTGACGTCCCTGCCCTGGAGAACCCGCCCCGAGCGCCTGTCGACCCCCGGGCAGGCAGCGGGAAGGTCAGGGCCGCCCAGGAGTCTCCGAGCAGTGCGGCCGCCCTCGCCGAATGGGCGTCCATTCGGTCCAGGATCCTGAAGAACGCGGAGGGCGAGCAGCCTCGGCCCGGTGACGAGCACCCTCCCCGGGCCCGCAGTGATTCCCGCGGGAACCTCCGGAGGACCCCCCCAGTAAATGCCAAGTTCTCCATTATGCCCGCTTGGCAGAAATTCTCTGACGGTGGCACCGAGACCTCCAAACagaacacagaagcagagagcaCGAGAAAAAGACCCTCGCTGGGCCCCGGGGTGCCCCAGCCCCTGGATACTAACGAGCTCCCCAAGGGTGCAGAGAAACCAGAGCCAGCAGACACCACGGAGGGGTGCAAATTTGCCAAAGACCTCCCGTCTTTCCTTGTCCCCAGCCCTGCTTACCCGCCGCAGAAGGCAGGGGCCCATTCGGAGCCCGGGGCCACTTCGGACGCTGAGAccagcagcgggagagggaagcCAGACCCCTCGATGCCCGGCCAGGAGGAAAAAGCCTCACCGTTTGGCATAAAACTGAGAAGGACCAACTACTCCTTGCGCTTCCACTGCGACCAGCAGACggaacagaagaagaagaagaggcacAGCAGCACGGGGGACAGCGCGGACGGCGGCGCTCCGGCCCCCGGGGGCACCAGGGGAGAGAAGGAGCCTGAAGCCGTGGCCGCCAAGCCGGGCCCGTCCCTGCCCCCCGAGAGGAAGCCCGGCCTGTCCGCCTGGAAGGACTCGGCCGAAAGGGCCCCCCCTTCTCCCGCCGCCGCCCCGGGGCCCCCACCGGCCGCGGAGCACGACCGCGCGGCCCACAGATCGCCGCTGGCGCCGAAGCCGGCGCTGGCCCCCAAGCCTGCGGGTCAGACGCCGCCCCCGTCGCCGCTCTCCAAGCTGAGCAGGCCCTACCTGGTGGAGCTGCTGGCCCGCCGGGCGGGGAGGCCGGACCCGGAGTCCGGCGAGCCCGCCAGGGAgccccagcagagcagggagccccggccgccgtcgccgccgccgcccccggagCCGAGGAAGGCGCCGCCGAGGGACGAGGAGGAGGCGGTGGAGCCCGAGCGCAAACCCGCTTCCCCGGCTCCGCCGGCCGCCCGGCCCGAGAAGCCCTGCCCGACCCCCGAGCCCGGGAGGAGAG AAAAGCCGGCTCTTCAGAGCAGGCACTCTTTGGATGGCTCCAAAGTCGCGGAGAAGGCGGACACCGCGCAGCCGCTGTGGATAACGCTGGCGCTGCAGAAGCAGAAGGGCTTTCGGGAGCAGCAGGCGACGCgggaggagaagaagcaggccaGGGAGGCCAAGCAGGCAGAAAAGCTCTCCAGAGAGAAT GTCGGCGGCGGCCTGCAGCCCGGAGGCGGCGGTGGCGGCAGGGCCGGGTCCCCGCACAAGGCCCGCGCCCCGCCGGAGGAGAAGCAGCCCGAGACGGCGGCGTCCAGGCTTGAGCGCAGGGAGCAGCTGAAAAAGGCCAACACGCTTCCTACATCTGTGACAG TGGAGATCTCGGATTCTGCGCCCCCCGCGCCGCTGGTGAAAGAAGTCACCAAGAGGTTCTCAACCCCGGATGCTGCCCCGGTGTCAACAGAACCAGCCTGGCTGGCTTTGGCCAAAAGGAAAGCCAAGGCCTGGAGCGACTGTCCGCAGATCATTAAGTAG
- the CRACD gene encoding cancer-related regulator of actin dynamics isoform X3, translating into MKKADSGEAGLEEDLLLTSPMEIVTHEDVLLSDTENKSSDPPSSQSPLNLPGARSEMEDKVAPVKPSRPKRHLSSAGTIESVNLDAIPLAIARLDNSAAKHKLSVKPKNQRVSKKHRRLARDGPHEHGGLLYQLSPDQNGHSGEDKPVWHEEEPELLDSEEEKRCQEEYWLELEAKCKRQKAEAAERKRLEEQRLQALERRLWEENRRQELLEEKGEDEERERAELQLEAEERQRQEERRRLEEQGGQGRREQVDGRHLEAPEQLRLQRRAQQEEQAVWSGAEAETPRQLQEERQLRELRRQEELEEQQRLEAEKQRRQEEEQREREEQRLREEEQREREEQWLREEEQRRWEKEQREREEQRLWEEEQQRREEERRREEQRQLEEEQQRRREEQLRLEEEQQRREEEQRRLEEEQRQREEEQRQLEEEQRRREEEEEQREWVEKRWLEAEAAARRRAELGKREQVEALRRPEGERREAARGHEEKWQQLDEKRGLRSPKMDFAEKPRKREPLQPEKQSESSEESKICEKQSQDAVPAGEQPGQRGDGPEPDRRARREERPETSAQPPQKQEAQVEVTPGEKKEATAPEKDRKGEELRWQEVDERQSMPRPYTFQVSSGGKQILFPKVNLSPVTPARDAGLASAPHAPKTPRAGAASHALPSSLSVPHTAILVTGAQLCGPAVNLNQIKDTACKSLLGLSEEKKHVDVPALENPPRAPVDPRAGSGKVRAAQESPSSAAALAEWASIRSRILKNAEGEQPRPGDEHPPRARSDSRGNLRRTPPVNAKFSIMPAWQKFSDGGTETSKQNTEAESTRKRPSLGPGVPQPLDTNELPKGAEKPEPADTTEGCKFAKDLPSFLVPSPAYPPQKAGAHSEPGATSDAETSSGRGKPDPSMPGQEEKASPFGIKLRRTNYSLRFHCDQQTEQKKKKRHSSTGDSADGGAPAPGGTRGEKEPEAVAAKPGPSLPPERKPGLSAWKDSAERAPPSPAAAPGPPPAAEHDRAAHRSPLAPKPALAPKPAGQTPPPSPLSKLSRPYLVELLARRAGRPDPESGEPAREPQQSREPRPPSPPPPPEPRKAPPRDEEEAVEPERKPASPAPPAARPEKPCPTPEPGRRVSFSAEKPALQSRHSLDGSKVAEKADTAQPLWITLALQKQKGFREQQATREEKKQAREAKQAEKLSRENVGGGLQPGGGGGGRAGSPHKARAPPEEKQPETAASRLERREQLKKANTLPTSVTVEISDSAPPAPLVKEVTKRFSTPDAAPVSTEPAWLALAKRKAKAWSDCPQIIK; encoded by the exons ATGAAGAAGGCAGACAGTGGTGAGGCCGGCTTAGAAGAGGATCTGCTCCTGACCAGTCCGATGGAGATTGTGACTCACGAGGACGTCCTCCTCTCAGACACCGAGAACAAA TCCAGTGACCCTCCAAGTTCTCAGAGTCCTCTGAATCTGCCTGGAGCCAGAAGTGAGATGGAAGACAAG GTGGCTCCCGTTAAACCATCTCGGCCAAAAAGGCACTTGTCTTCTGCTGGAACCATCGAAAGTGTCAACCTGGATGCCATCCCCCTAGCCATCGCTCGCCTGGACAACAGTGCCGCCAAGCACAAACTGTCCGTAAAGCCGAAAAACCAGAGGGTGTCCAAGAAGCACCGGCGACTTGCCAGG GATGGACCACATGAACATGGTGGCCTTCTGTATCAGCTCTCGCCGGACCAGAACGGACACTCGGGAGAAGACAAGCCAGTCTGGCATGAAGAAGAGCCAGAGCTGCTGGACTctgaagaagagaagagatgccAAGAGGAATACTGGCTAGAACTTGAGGCCAAGTGCAAACGGCAGAAGGCCGAGGCAGCAGAGAGGAAACGTCTGGAAGAGCAGAGGCTCCAGGCCCTGGAGAGGAGGCTTTGGGAGGAGAACAGAAGGCAGGAACTcttggaggagaaaggagaagacgAGGAGCGAGAGAGGGCAGAACTGCAGCTGGAGGCCGAAGAGAGGCAGCGCCAAGAGGAGAGGCGGAGACTGGAGGAGCAAGGTGGCCAAGGGCGGAGGGAGCAGGTGGACGGAAGGCACCTCGAGGCCCCAGAGCAGCTGCGCCTCCAGCGCCGCGCTCAGCAGGAAGAGCAGGCGGTGTGGAGCGGCGCGGAGGCTGAGACGCCGCGGCAgctgcaggaggagaggcagctgAGGGAGctcaggaggcaggaggagctggaggagcagcagaggcttGAAGCCGAGAAGCAGCGACGGCAAGAGGAGGAGCAgcgggaaagggaggagcagcgGCTGCGGGAAGAGGAGCAgcgggaaagggaggagcagtgGCTGCGGGAAGAGGAGCAGCGGCGGTGGGAGAAGGAGCAgcgggaaagggaggagcagcgGCTGTGGGAAGAGGAGCAGCAGCGGCGGGAGGAGGAGCGGCGGCGGGAGGAGCAGCGGCAGCTGGAAGAggagcagcagcggcggcgggaGGAGCAGCTGCGTTTGGAAGAGGAGCAGCAGCGGCGGGAGGAGGAGCAGCGGCGTTTGGAAGAGGAGCAGCGGCAGCGGGAGGAAGAGCAACGGCAGCTGGAAGAGGAACAGCGgcggcgggaggaggaggaggagcagcgaGAATGGGTGGAGAAGCggtggctggaggcagaggcagctgccaggaggagggcagagctgggaaagCGGGAGCAAGTGGAGGCCCTGAGGAGGCCGGAAGGGGAGCGTCGGGAAGCTGCGAGAGGGCACGAGGAGAAGTGGCAGCAGCTGGACGAAAAAAGGGGCTTGAGGAGTCCAAAGATGGACTTTGCAGAGAAACCCCGGAAACGAGAGCCCCTGCAGCCCGAGAAGCAAAGCGAAAGCTCCGAGGAATCTAAGATTTGTGAGAAGCAGAGTCAGGACGCCGTGCCAGCCGGAGAGCAGCCCGGACAGCGCGGCGACGGTCCGGAGCCTGACCGTCGTGCGCGTCGGGAAGAGAGACCAGAAACTAGCGCGCAGCCTCCCCAGAAACAAGAGGCGCAAGTGGAAGTGACTCCCggggagaagaaggaagccaCTGCCCCggaaaaagacagaaaggggGAGGAACTCCGGTGGCAGGAAGTGGACGAGAGGCAGAGCATGCCAAGGCCCTACACTTTCCAGGTGTCATCGGGAGGGAAACAGATTCTCTTCCCCAAAGTCAATCTGAGCCCGGTGACACCCGCGAGAGATGCGGGACTTGCCTCTGCTCCCCACGCGCCAAAGACCCCGCGAGCCGGCGCGGCCTCCCacgccctgccctcctccctgagTGTCCCCCACACAGCCATTCTGGTCACGGGAGCGCAGCTCTGCGGCCCGGCGGTCAACCTGAACCAGATCAAGGACACAGCATGCAAGTCCCTCCTGGGCTTGTCGGAAGAAAAGAAGCACGTTGACGTCCCTGCCCTGGAGAACCCGCCCCGAGCGCCTGTCGACCCCCGGGCAGGCAGCGGGAAGGTCAGGGCCGCCCAGGAGTCTCCGAGCAGTGCGGCCGCCCTCGCCGAATGGGCGTCCATTCGGTCCAGGATCCTGAAGAACGCGGAGGGCGAGCAGCCTCGGCCCGGTGACGAGCACCCTCCCCGGGCCCGCAGTGATTCCCGCGGGAACCTCCGGAGGACCCCCCCAGTAAATGCCAAGTTCTCCATTATGCCCGCTTGGCAGAAATTCTCTGACGGTGGCACCGAGACCTCCAAACagaacacagaagcagagagcaCGAGAAAAAGACCCTCGCTGGGCCCCGGGGTGCCCCAGCCCCTGGATACTAACGAGCTCCCCAAGGGTGCAGAGAAACCAGAGCCAGCAGACACCACGGAGGGGTGCAAATTTGCCAAAGACCTCCCGTCTTTCCTTGTCCCCAGCCCTGCTTACCCGCCGCAGAAGGCAGGGGCCCATTCGGAGCCCGGGGCCACTTCGGACGCTGAGAccagcagcgggagagggaagcCAGACCCCTCGATGCCCGGCCAGGAGGAAAAAGCCTCACCGTTTGGCATAAAACTGAGAAGGACCAACTACTCCTTGCGCTTCCACTGCGACCAGCAGACggaacagaagaagaagaagaggcacAGCAGCACGGGGGACAGCGCGGACGGCGGCGCTCCGGCCCCCGGGGGCACCAGGGGAGAGAAGGAGCCTGAAGCCGTGGCCGCCAAGCCGGGCCCGTCCCTGCCCCCCGAGAGGAAGCCCGGCCTGTCCGCCTGGAAGGACTCGGCCGAAAGGGCCCCCCCTTCTCCCGCCGCCGCCCCGGGGCCCCCACCGGCCGCGGAGCACGACCGCGCGGCCCACAGATCGCCGCTGGCGCCGAAGCCGGCGCTGGCCCCCAAGCCTGCGGGTCAGACGCCGCCCCCGTCGCCGCTCTCCAAGCTGAGCAGGCCCTACCTGGTGGAGCTGCTGGCCCGCCGGGCGGGGAGGCCGGACCCGGAGTCCGGCGAGCCCGCCAGGGAgccccagcagagcagggagccccggccgccgtcgccgccgccgcccccggagCCGAGGAAGGCGCCGCCGAGGGACGAGGAGGAGGCGGTGGAGCCCGAGCGCAAACCCGCTTCCCCGGCTCCGCCGGCCGCCCGGCCCGAGAAGCCCTGCCCGACCCCCGAGCCCGGGAGGAGAG TCTCTTTTTCCGCAGAAAAGCCGGCTCTTCAGAGCAGGCACTCTTTGGATGGCTCCAAAGTCGCGGAGAAGGCGGACACCGCGCAGCCGCTGTGGATAACGCTGGCGCTGCAGAAGCAGAAGGGCTTTCGGGAGCAGCAGGCGACGCgggaggagaagaagcaggccaGGGAGGCCAAGCAGGCAGAAAAGCTCTCCAGAGAGAAT GTCGGCGGCGGCCTGCAGCCCGGAGGCGGCGGTGGCGGCAGGGCCGGGTCCCCGCACAAGGCCCGCGCCCCGCCGGAGGAGAAGCAGCCCGAGACGGCGGCGTCCAGGCTTGAGCGCAGGGAGCAGCTGAAAAAGGCCAACACGCTTCCTACATCTGTGACAG TGGAGATCTCGGATTCTGCGCCCCCCGCGCCGCTGGTGAAAGAAGTCACCAAGAGGTTCTCAACCCCGGATGCTGCCCCGGTGTCAACAGAACCAGCCTGGCTGGCTTTGGCCAAAAGGAAAGCCAAGGCCTGGAGCGACTGTCCGCAGATCATTAAGTAG